Proteins from a genomic interval of Oceanispirochaeta crateris:
- a CDS encoding MnhB domain-containing protein, translating into MTSGQKNFFLAFQTILILCSVVLVLVPVFLSTHPWPTLARDFLENNGFNNTGAQNQVSAIYLGYRAYDTLGETIVLLLAVSGTIGIISKSGISLARGYGETMSEFSESKSTLLRTDLIDVVTGKLGPIVLLFGLYVMLFGHISPGGGFQGGVVIASGIVFMALGSKSGASTRLEEAKVLAKIESVCFLLLILTSLAGIPMGMGYFSNPMRVDPSFQVIYIIILNSIIGLKVGAGIGYMCVAMLGKG; encoded by the coding sequence ATGACCTCCGGACAAAAGAATTTCTTTTTGGCTTTTCAGACCATCCTCATCTTATGTTCTGTTGTTTTGGTGCTGGTTCCTGTTTTTTTATCGACCCATCCCTGGCCGACATTGGCACGGGATTTTCTTGAAAATAACGGGTTTAACAATACGGGGGCACAAAATCAGGTCAGTGCCATATATCTGGGATACAGAGCCTACGATACCCTGGGAGAAACCATTGTGCTGCTCCTGGCTGTAAGTGGTACCATCGGAATTATTTCTAAATCGGGTATTTCTCTGGCCAGAGGATACGGAGAAACCATGTCTGAGTTTTCTGAATCCAAATCAACGCTGCTCCGTACGGACCTCATTGATGTGGTTACCGGAAAGTTGGGCCCCATAGTTCTCCTCTTTGGACTCTATGTCATGCTCTTTGGTCATATCTCTCCCGGTGGTGGTTTTCAGGGTGGGGTTGTTATTGCATCAGGTATCGTTTTTATGGCCTTAGGAAGTAAGTCCGGGGCATCAACCCGCCTGGAAGAAGCAAAAGTTCTCGCAAAAATAGAATCGGTTTGTTTTCTGCTTTTGATCTTGACCTCTTTGGCAGGCATCCCCATGGGGATGGGATATTTTTCCAATCCGATGAGAGTTGATCCCTCTTTTCAGGTCATTTATATCATCATACTTAATTCGATCATTGGTCTCAAAGTGGGTGCGGGGATCGGGTATATGTGTGTTGCCATGTTGGGGAAGGGGTAA
- a CDS encoding hydrogenase subunit MbhD domain-containing protein — MIILILILLVLLSVYTLISKDLLYGTIALSAFSLLSAILFYLLYAPDVAITEAAVGAGVSTVVFVWAIGATERRDKT; from the coding sequence ATGATAATTCTCATTTTGATTCTTCTTGTGCTGCTCTCTGTATACACACTGATCTCGAAAGATCTTCTTTACGGCACAATCGCCCTTTCAGCTTTCAGCCTATTGTCAGCCATTCTTTTCTATTTGCTTTATGCTCCCGACGTTGCCATTACGGAGGCCGCTGTTGGTGCAGGGGTGTCAACTGTTGTTTTTGTCTGGGCTATCGGGGCCACAGAACGAAGGGATAAGACATGA
- a CDS encoding UPF0489 family protein yields the protein MELLKVKDKEVFVVESHNQVLEAWASGSQQNVFSLDYHTDTRAAFQRYSYWRADSEIKAGHSYSHEKRIEELTEEKIYQFMNNEIDIHQINDNLQHDEHLDFSVRTDIVDKVFVLAKNRNLKSSNPNVHILDGMTQYDDQRIIEFSPPCLPDCRKEKHDEECRILRAESSIEDSFLEDAVLKAESIAPFFFSHYILDVDCDYFNTEESLYPQEYEVFKRLVRNSDFITIALEPECVKICRHADSQLESDAILSRLVSLIEELS from the coding sequence GTGGAATTATTAAAAGTAAAAGACAAAGAGGTCTTTGTCGTCGAATCACATAATCAGGTTCTTGAAGCTTGGGCTTCGGGAAGTCAGCAAAATGTTTTTTCCCTGGATTACCATACAGATACACGCGCTGCCTTTCAGCGCTATTCATATTGGCGGGCAGACAGTGAAATAAAAGCCGGACATTCTTACAGTCATGAGAAACGAATCGAAGAATTGACAGAAGAAAAAATCTATCAGTTTATGAATAATGAGATTGATATACATCAAATTAACGATAATCTTCAACACGATGAACATCTGGATTTTTCAGTCAGGACTGATATTGTAGATAAGGTTTTTGTCCTCGCAAAAAATAGAAATCTAAAAAGTTCAAATCCTAATGTTCATATCCTGGATGGAATGACCCAATATGATGACCAGAGGATCATAGAGTTTTCACCTCCCTGTCTTCCCGATTGCAGAAAGGAAAAACACGATGAAGAATGCCGAATTTTAAGAGCAGAATCTTCTATTGAAGACTCATTCTTGGAAGATGCTGTTTTGAAGGCTGAATCCATCGCTCCGTTCTTTTTTAGCCATTATATCCTTGATGTGGATTGCGATTATTTTAATACCGAAGAGAGTCTCTACCCCCAGGAATATGAAGTTTTTAAGAGACTGGTTAGAAATTCTGATTTTATTACAATTGCATTGGAACCTGAATGTGTTAAAATCTGTAGACACGCCGATAGTCAGCTGGAGAGCGATGCGATCTTAAGCAGACTGGTCTCTCTTATTGAAGAGCTTTCCTGA
- a CDS encoding diguanylate cyclase domain-containing protein produces the protein MIWNILKFRIDRKSILFRVTVLVVILVIIQSSVLLGFPYFGGVMGQAIDNTMRSFMDKTQNRNAYLKGEMKNSWSQVAPYMQRISNKLPTEQVDDSFFESVFDDLVGMLRATKTSGAFILLDREGSESPALYLRDYEPRLNDFSNKDLYMILGSSAIAKEKKIPLDRFWKNRMEYTSENKDFFDIPYSKASLTFNTELLGYWSTPFTLFQNDMQILTYSMPLFDSNRKLRGIIGVEISVNYFSKFLPSNDLHDKDSLGYLIGYHGEGTQSIKPVLMVGALQKRMINQKEDLNLLEVDKDRNIFSIENTNSEETIYACIDQIGLYKVNTPFENESWYLIGMMREDHLLSYINKIKSILEISILASIIMAIFGGIVISYFFTKPIARLAKRVGDREHDKSVELLATGFTEIDGLLGAIESANVRLTESAVRLSKIIDLTDFPIGAFEIRDDSDRIFVTEQFQTILELDDHRLNRMIQKKDLFTEYLSHLMKSPVRDEDSVYKMDLDHDKYIRIKIVEEDKSTIGVIVVVSDEILGKNLIKEERDYDPLTKLLNRKAVQLKIEKTLAQADPKKITALIMFDLDNLKIINDSFGHKWGDSYIKSAAAALSGIGNSSHILGRRSGDEFVLLLHGFSSREAILTAMNDFYASLDQHQITYPDGSLKALSISGGLLWVDRVSLDYEELLHQADQLLYAAKNNKKGFYIEGHIDHQVELLSIRDSLTGLYNQAFLKELLDKEIARSQRDKSYLTIFMADVDLFKLFNERLGMHQGDTCLIEIASVLNASVNRPNDIIARFGDDEYCMVLPGVLPDGALKIGYNIIEAVENKKISHEASPLGVVSLTLGFVSLIPTGDHDSHELILKAEQALLNAKTKGLKSIQEYLISSTS, from the coding sequence ATGATCTGGAATATTCTGAAATTTAGGATAGACAGGAAATCGATTCTCTTTAGAGTAACTGTTCTTGTTGTCATCTTGGTGATCATCCAATCCTCAGTTCTACTTGGTTTTCCCTACTTTGGTGGAGTCATGGGGCAAGCCATAGATAATACTATGCGATCCTTTATGGATAAAACACAGAATAGAAATGCCTATCTTAAAGGTGAAATGAAGAATAGTTGGTCACAGGTGGCCCCCTATATGCAGCGTATCTCCAATAAGCTTCCTACAGAGCAAGTTGATGATTCCTTTTTTGAATCTGTTTTTGATGATCTGGTTGGTATGCTTAGAGCGACAAAGACATCCGGCGCATTCATTCTATTGGACCGGGAAGGATCAGAATCACCTGCCCTCTATCTCCGGGATTATGAACCCAGGTTAAATGACTTTTCCAATAAAGACCTCTATATGATTCTTGGTTCTTCAGCCATAGCCAAAGAGAAAAAAATACCTCTGGACAGGTTCTGGAAAAACAGAATGGAGTACACTTCTGAGAATAAGGATTTCTTTGATATCCCCTATTCAAAAGCCTCTCTGACTTTTAATACAGAGTTGTTAGGGTACTGGAGCACTCCTTTTACACTGTTTCAAAATGATATGCAGATTTTGACCTATTCCATGCCGCTCTTTGATTCAAACCGCAAGTTGAGAGGAATCATTGGTGTTGAAATATCAGTGAACTATTTCAGTAAGTTTCTTCCTTCAAATGATCTACATGATAAGGATTCTCTAGGTTATCTCATCGGATATCATGGAGAAGGGACGCAGTCAATCAAACCCGTACTCATGGTTGGGGCCTTACAAAAAAGGATGATAAATCAGAAAGAGGACTTAAATCTGCTTGAAGTCGATAAAGACAGAAATATCTTTTCTATTGAAAATACTAATAGTGAGGAGACAATCTATGCCTGTATTGACCAAATTGGTCTGTACAAGGTGAATACGCCATTTGAAAATGAATCCTGGTATTTGATTGGAATGATGAGAGAAGATCATCTGCTGAGTTATATCAACAAAATAAAGAGTATCCTCGAAATATCAATTCTGGCTTCTATTATAATGGCTATCTTTGGTGGTATCGTTATCAGCTACTTCTTCACAAAGCCAATTGCAAGGCTTGCCAAAAGGGTAGGAGATAGAGAACATGATAAATCGGTAGAACTTCTGGCGACGGGGTTTACAGAAATAGACGGATTATTGGGTGCCATAGAAAGTGCCAATGTGAGGCTGACAGAGTCGGCCGTGAGGTTATCAAAAATAATCGATTTAACCGATTTTCCCATAGGGGCCTTTGAGATCAGAGATGATTCAGACAGAATCTTTGTTACCGAACAGTTTCAAACGATTCTAGAACTCGATGATCATAGACTGAATAGAATGATTCAAAAGAAGGATCTTTTTACTGAGTACTTGAGTCATTTGATGAAGTCACCCGTAAGGGATGAAGATTCTGTTTACAAAATGGATCTGGATCATGACAAGTATATCAGGATCAAAATTGTAGAAGAGGATAAGAGCACCATTGGTGTCATTGTCGTTGTCAGTGATGAAATCCTTGGAAAAAACCTCATCAAAGAAGAGCGTGATTATGATCCTTTGACTAAGTTGTTAAATCGTAAGGCTGTACAGCTGAAAATTGAAAAGACCCTGGCACAGGCGGATCCCAAAAAGATAACTGCTCTCATCATGTTTGACCTTGATAACCTGAAAATCATTAATGACAGCTTTGGTCATAAATGGGGGGATTCTTATATTAAGAGTGCTGCAGCAGCCTTGTCTGGGATTGGAAACTCTTCTCACATTCTTGGAAGAAGGTCGGGAGATGAGTTTGTATTACTGCTCCATGGGTTCTCATCAAGAGAAGCTATTCTGACCGCAATGAACGACTTTTATGCCTCTTTGGATCAACATCAGATTACCTACCCTGATGGATCATTGAAAGCCCTCAGCATATCGGGTGGTTTGCTTTGGGTCGACCGTGTTTCTCTTGATTATGAAGAACTGCTTCATCAGGCGGATCAGCTTTTATATGCAGCTAAGAATAATAAGAAAGGGTTTTACATTGAAGGTCATATAGATCATCAGGTAGAGCTTCTCAGTATAAGAGATTCCCTTACAGGTCTATACAATCAAGCTTTCTTGAAGGAATTACTGGATAAGGAAATTGCCCGGTCTCAAAGAGACAAGAGCTATCTTACCATCTTTATGGCAGATGTTGACCTGTTTAAATTGTTCAATGAGCGCTTGGGAATGCATCAAGGTGATACCTGCCTGATTGAGATAGCCTCGGTTCTTAATGCTTCAGTTAACCGCCCAAATGATATCATTGCCCGGTTTGGGGATGATGAGTATTGCATGGTCTTACCGGGAGTTCTCCCCGATGGAGCCCTGAAAATCGGGTATAACATCATTGAAGCAGTTGAGAATAAAAAGATTTCCCATGAAGCATCTCCGCTGGGAGTCGTCTCCCTCACTCTAGGGTTTGTCTCCCTCATCCCGACAGGAGATCATGATTCTCATGAACTGATACTGAAGGCGGAGCAAGCCCTCTTAAATGCCAAGACAAAAGGGCTCAAGAGCATCCAGGAATATTTAATCAGCTCTACATCCTGA
- a CDS encoding monovalent cation/H+ antiporter complex subunit F, with the protein MQWIMLIFAFVIIIHLITGKTAVNKLVSLNVLSGVVLAFLVLHGVQLGRTIYLDIALVYDIFGFLGFLAISHLLNKSITGGKNG; encoded by the coding sequence ATGCAATGGATAATGCTGATTTTCGCTTTTGTAATCATCATACACCTGATTACTGGTAAGACTGCTGTCAATAAACTCGTCAGTTTAAATGTACTATCAGGTGTGGTCCTGGCTTTTTTAGTCCTCCATGGAGTACAGCTGGGTAGAACCATATATCTGGATATTGCCCTTGTTTATGATATCTTCGGTTTTCTTGGATTCCTGGCCATCTCTCATCTACTGAACAAGAGTATTACAGGGGGAAAAAATGGTTGA
- a CDS encoding sugar phosphate isomerase/epimerase family protein, which translates to MYYTGFADEAGFGLEAQIQATKELGWTCIESRSIDGVNIHDLPEDQFETVVGMLNDSGITINCFGSTVANWSRDPRKEEDFQKSLAELRRALPRMEKLGCTMIRGMSFTRLRDASLYSRELEETIFKKLKSLVQLCEEAGVSYLHENCANYGGMSSEHTLRLVEEINSPHFKLVFDTGNPLNSVDYREGHQGHMQDSFQFYSAVKEHIAYVHIKDGVFKKIQPDEIFNASDWCYPGEGEGKVREIVTDLLQSGYDGGFSIEPHMTLVYHEKDSRSEETLKYANYVEYGRRFMKIVESL; encoded by the coding sequence ATGTATTATACAGGATTTGCCGATGAAGCCGGCTTTGGACTGGAGGCTCAGATCCAGGCTACTAAAGAGTTGGGATGGACCTGTATCGAATCGCGAAGCATTGATGGTGTGAACATTCATGATCTTCCGGAAGATCAGTTTGAAACAGTGGTAGGCATGCTCAACGATAGTGGCATTACCATCAATTGTTTTGGTAGCACCGTGGCTAACTGGAGCCGGGATCCCCGCAAAGAAGAAGATTTTCAAAAAAGTCTAGCCGAACTGCGCCGTGCTCTTCCCCGCATGGAAAAACTAGGCTGTACCATGATTCGGGGTATGAGCTTCACACGGCTACGGGATGCGTCCCTCTATTCTCGGGAGCTGGAAGAGACCATTTTTAAGAAATTAAAAAGCCTTGTGCAACTCTGCGAAGAAGCGGGAGTCAGCTATTTGCATGAGAATTGTGCCAATTATGGAGGTATGTCATCAGAGCATACTCTCAGGCTTGTGGAAGAGATAAATTCTCCCCATTTTAAGCTTGTCTTCGACACTGGAAATCCTCTCAATTCAGTGGATTACAGAGAAGGACATCAAGGGCATATGCAGGATTCCTTTCAGTTTTATTCGGCTGTGAAAGAACATATTGCCTATGTACATATAAAAGACGGTGTCTTCAAAAAAATTCAGCCTGATGAAATTTTTAATGCATCGGACTGGTGTTATCCTGGTGAAGGGGAAGGAAAGGTGCGGGAAATTGTGACAGATCTGCTTCAAAGCGGCTATGATGGCGGGTTTTCCATAGAGCCCCACATGACACTTGTCTACCATGAGAAAGATTCCAGATCCGAAGAGACTTTAAAATATGCTAACTATGTAGAGTACGGACGACGTTTTATGAAGATCGTGGAAAGCCTCTAA
- a CDS encoding cation:proton antiporter, with product MVETILSIVAFIAFLTAVIFGGAGVFGLFKFKNPYAKLQSGSLCGTTAVISILIGCLALAPTWAMAARIMIIGIFFLISSPTGTHIVARFAWVSGQLSAKEEDDADFDDVEDTQL from the coding sequence ATGGTTGAAACCATTCTTTCAATTGTTGCGTTTATCGCATTTTTAACCGCCGTGATTTTTGGTGGCGCCGGAGTTTTTGGTCTATTTAAATTCAAAAATCCATATGCAAAACTTCAAAGTGGATCTCTTTGCGGTACAACGGCAGTGATCTCTATTCTCATCGGCTGCCTAGCTCTTGCGCCGACTTGGGCCATGGCAGCAAGGATCATGATTATCGGAATCTTCTTTCTTATTTCCTCTCCAACAGGGACTCATATCGTTGCCCGTTTTGCATGGGTTTCCGGTCAACTCTCCGCTAAGGAAGAGGATGATGCAGACTTTGATGATGTTGAGGATACTCAATTATGA
- a CDS encoding putative RNA methyltransferase produces the protein MKSLKWICPHCKKPLDTYSKTLRCENNHCFDIAKQGYVNLLPVNQKSSRNPGDDEKMLLARSAFLGGNHFQTLQDAMTQSLRQYFDQQDMKEGFILDCGCGEGHYQRILSAALGSAFHIIGIDIAKKGIKLAAAKTKKSDWTDFAVASSANIPLPDKSCTAVYSIFSPIQPREIHRILKEEACFLRVLPGPHHLYEIKKKIYREAQLHNAPKALEGLSVVVEKSVKFNMHFDMEDTYSNLISMTPFAWEAEQRGSEKSLFKAGDRITADFNIQIMKPTPIQE, from the coding sequence ATGAAGTCATTGAAATGGATCTGCCCTCATTGTAAAAAACCACTGGACACATATTCAAAAACATTAAGATGTGAGAATAACCATTGTTTTGACATAGCAAAGCAAGGATATGTGAATCTATTGCCTGTTAACCAGAAATCCAGTAGGAACCCCGGGGATGATGAAAAGATGCTCCTGGCCAGGTCTGCATTTTTAGGAGGAAATCATTTTCAAACCCTCCAGGATGCAATGACACAATCCTTAAGACAGTATTTTGATCAGCAGGACATGAAGGAAGGATTCATTCTGGACTGCGGCTGCGGAGAAGGCCATTATCAGAGGATTCTATCTGCGGCACTGGGTTCTGCCTTTCACATCATAGGCATAGATATCGCCAAGAAAGGGATTAAACTCGCGGCGGCTAAAACAAAAAAGAGTGATTGGACAGATTTTGCAGTGGCCAGCAGTGCCAATATTCCACTACCCGATAAGAGTTGTACAGCTGTATATTCAATTTTTTCCCCTATTCAGCCCCGGGAGATTCACCGGATTTTGAAAGAGGAGGCCTGTTTCCTAAGAGTCCTCCCCGGCCCCCATCACCTTTATGAAATCAAGAAAAAGATTTATCGGGAAGCACAACTTCATAATGCCCCCAAAGCACTGGAAGGTCTGTCTGTCGTGGTAGAAAAATCAGTAAAATTCAATATGCATTTTGACATGGAAGATACCTACAGCAACCTCATCTCCATGACCCCCTTTGCCTGGGAAGCAGAACAGAGAGGTTCAGAAAAGAGTTTGTTCAAGGCAGGTGACAGGATTACGGCTGATTTTAATATACAGATCATGAAACCGACTCCTATCCAAGAATAG
- a CDS encoding complex I subunit 5 family protein translates to MELTDLILAPVVLPLIGASLAFCAKAFHKNDKAWKLESFAAAIGLGLPLLLLVYLFQFVNLGQSIQVSIGRWPGNIGILYRFDGIAWLVSLLGFTVGSAAWVYSQGSGPKGPGFTTTFLIQTASMAAAAMTVDLFNLFVCLEVMGLASYILVASSEKPGAYLASFSYLMISATAMVFFLIGLLGFYKLTGSLSYEGISSVLDSLPQKGGTMATASLALIVAAVAIRVAIMPLYGWLPDAHALAPHSISAVLSGVLIKAPLFALTRLLIVMPGGGDVGRLLSYTGAITALAGVIIALSQKDTKQLLAYHSISQIGYVVCAWGAAIAAGITTPAGIALFSASFLHALYHALFKGLLFLTVGTTTDLAGERNVYKLRNAALSLHKAGEKVPITFLCFLTAAFAITAIPPFNGYASKAALSYTLKGSWQGLFLYAASLGTVASFIKLSRIYLPDKKSISPSTGMNMPLGKIKKTAQFSQLFLALMCIISGIAALPMSRLVLRLLGEVESDSLPPYLFSVENYTKTGLVVLGGILLYFLISTKSGKKVLQLIRNRPKMFHGNFVALSLGMAFLFYWIKLSN, encoded by the coding sequence ATGGAACTGACTGACCTGATCCTTGCCCCCGTTGTCTTGCCTCTTATTGGTGCATCTCTGGCGTTTTGTGCCAAGGCATTTCACAAGAATGATAAAGCATGGAAGCTCGAGTCTTTTGCTGCCGCAATAGGCCTGGGTCTGCCCCTCCTGTTATTAGTCTATCTTTTTCAATTTGTAAATTTGGGTCAGAGTATTCAGGTTTCAATTGGACGGTGGCCTGGTAATATAGGAATTCTTTACCGCTTTGACGGTATTGCCTGGCTGGTCAGCCTCCTTGGTTTTACCGTAGGGAGTGCTGCCTGGGTCTATTCACAGGGGTCGGGTCCCAAAGGACCCGGTTTTACAACGACTTTTTTAATTCAAACGGCATCGATGGCTGCTGCGGCTATGACTGTGGATCTCTTTAATCTGTTTGTCTGCCTCGAAGTCATGGGTCTTGCTTCCTATATCCTTGTCGCCAGTTCAGAAAAGCCCGGGGCTTATCTTGCCTCCTTTTCATACCTCATGATCAGTGCCACCGCCATGGTCTTTTTTCTTATTGGTCTCCTTGGATTCTATAAATTGACTGGGTCTCTCTCCTATGAAGGAATTTCTTCAGTTTTAGATTCCCTACCACAAAAGGGAGGTACCATGGCTACGGCCTCTCTTGCTCTGATTGTTGCAGCAGTGGCCATCCGTGTGGCCATAATGCCTCTTTACGGATGGCTTCCCGATGCTCATGCATTAGCCCCCCATTCCATTTCTGCTGTACTTTCCGGTGTGCTGATCAAGGCGCCCCTTTTCGCACTCACCAGACTGCTGATTGTTATGCCTGGCGGAGGAGATGTGGGAAGACTCTTGAGCTACACAGGAGCCATAACAGCACTGGCAGGGGTTATTATTGCTCTCTCTCAAAAGGATACCAAACAGCTTCTGGCATATCACTCCATTAGTCAGATAGGCTATGTCGTATGTGCCTGGGGGGCGGCGATTGCTGCTGGAATTACAACTCCTGCGGGAATTGCTCTTTTTTCGGCTTCTTTCCTTCATGCTCTGTACCATGCTCTTTTTAAGGGACTCCTGTTTTTGACCGTGGGTACAACAACGGACCTGGCTGGAGAGAGGAATGTTTATAAGTTGCGGAATGCCGCTCTTTCTCTCCATAAGGCTGGAGAAAAGGTTCCTATCACATTTTTATGTTTTCTGACTGCGGCTTTTGCGATAACTGCGATCCCTCCTTTCAACGGATATGCCAGTAAGGCTGCTTTATCCTACACTCTAAAAGGGAGCTGGCAAGGGCTCTTCCTCTATGCGGCATCCTTGGGAACAGTGGCTTCTTTTATTAAGCTTTCAAGGATATACCTGCCGGATAAGAAAAGCATTTCTCCTTCAACGGGTATGAACATGCCCCTTGGTAAAATCAAAAAAACGGCGCAGTTTTCCCAGCTCTTTCTTGCCTTAATGTGTATCATCAGCGGCATTGCCGCCCTGCCGATGTCCCGATTGGTCCTTAGGCTCCTGGGTGAAGTAGAGTCTGATTCTCTCCCGCCATATCTGTTTTCAGTTGAAAACTATACAAAGACAGGACTCGTTGTTCTTGGAGGAATACTGCTTTATTTTCTTATATCAACAAAGTCTGGCAAGAAAGTTTTACAACTCATCCGTAATCGGCCAAAAATGTTCCATGGAAATTTTGTGGCTTTATCTCTAGGTATGGCCTTTCTCTTTTATTGGATCAAGCTGTCAAATTAG
- a CDS encoding sodium:proton antiporter — protein sequence MVERILILILSLIGLWGIVYKKNIIKKIYGLTILNSSVVILFILEGSQIGKNAPIMGKGVRDMVDPVPQALMLTAIVIGVCITALSLAIAFRLYRFTGSFDIDEIREKVSHGTD from the coding sequence ATGGTAGAAAGAATCCTGATTTTAATCCTTAGTCTGATTGGGCTTTGGGGAATCGTCTATAAAAAAAATATTATTAAGAAGATTTATGGCCTGACAATCCTCAACAGTTCTGTTGTTATCCTTTTCATCCTGGAGGGCTCTCAGATCGGTAAGAATGCCCCTATTATGGGCAAAGGAGTCCGCGATATGGTGGATCCTGTGCCTCAGGCTTTGATGCTGACAGCCATTGTCATTGGAGTTTGTATCACGGCACTGTCTCTGGCAATCGCCTTCCGACTCTATCGATTCACCGGTAGTTTTGACATTGATGAAATAAGAGAAAAGGTAAGCCATGGAACTGACTGA
- a CDS encoding extracellular solute-binding protein, with protein sequence MKVRKEFLFLITIVLITSCGLVSQDNDPLDPSKPITITVWHYYNGNIQNQFDLLVEHFNETVGVERGIVVDSQSYGDVGQLANAVYDSANKTIGSLPLPDLFLSYPDNAYRVNLISELLDINTLFTEQELARYREEFLDEGKIGTGTGLKIFPIAKSSEILYLNKTFWDEFVDVSGADINRLRTWEGVLEVAEEYYNLTGKAFLGIDASANFMYVSAIQLGSEIYSVKDDSVSLNFTKEIARKIWEFYYIPYMKGFFEKNGRYSSDDARTDSVLAYTGSTAGAVYFPTEVTLPDGDVYPIDPMTLPYPYFEEGRAFAYQQGAGMCITKSDEPHEYGAGLFLKWFTEPEQNVEFSALTGYMPVMNESLKKEKMYEALSSMERIGAAIPGVIDSTVYMLDNYTLYSTKPFEGSFELRSLLESHLFSKITVDLGLVEEQVNSGEDRSKLVEALISELEFEKWYDQIHEELLSLVN encoded by the coding sequence ATGAAGGTTCGTAAAGAGTTCCTTTTTTTAATAACCATCGTTCTGATTACAAGTTGCGGTCTTGTTTCTCAGGATAATGACCCATTAGATCCATCAAAACCAATTACTATCACCGTCTGGCATTATTATAATGGAAATATTCAGAATCAGTTTGACCTTCTTGTTGAACATTTTAATGAAACCGTGGGCGTTGAAAGAGGGATCGTTGTGGATTCTCAGAGTTATGGAGATGTCGGTCAGTTAGCGAATGCTGTGTATGATTCAGCGAATAAAACCATAGGCTCTCTCCCTCTGCCGGACCTTTTCTTATCCTACCCTGATAATGCTTACAGGGTGAATCTTATAAGCGAATTGTTGGATATCAACACCCTTTTTACAGAGCAGGAGTTAGCAAGGTATCGAGAAGAATTTCTGGATGAAGGGAAAATCGGCACAGGGACGGGCTTGAAAATATTTCCTATAGCAAAGTCCTCTGAGATCCTGTATTTGAATAAAACCTTCTGGGACGAATTCGTGGATGTCAGCGGTGCAGATATAAATAGATTAAGGACCTGGGAAGGAGTTCTTGAAGTTGCAGAGGAGTATTACAATCTAACAGGGAAAGCATTCTTAGGAATTGATGCGAGTGCCAACTTCATGTATGTTTCTGCGATACAGCTCGGTTCTGAGATTTATTCCGTCAAAGACGATTCTGTTTCCTTGAACTTTACAAAAGAGATAGCCAGAAAAATTTGGGAATTTTATTATATTCCCTACATGAAAGGATTCTTTGAGAAGAATGGACGCTACAGCTCTGATGATGCCAGAACAGATTCTGTTCTGGCGTATACAGGCTCGACCGCTGGTGCCGTCTATTTCCCCACAGAAGTGACTCTTCCTGATGGAGATGTTTATCCTATAGACCCAATGACCCTTCCTTATCCTTATTTTGAAGAGGGGCGCGCTTTTGCGTATCAGCAGGGTGCCGGAATGTGTATAACAAAAAGCGATGAGCCTCATGAATATGGTGCCGGACTATTTCTAAAATGGTTCACAGAGCCCGAACAAAATGTGGAATTTTCAGCCTTAACAGGATATATGCCCGTCATGAATGAGTCTCTGAAAAAGGAAAAGATGTACGAAGCACTGAGTTCTATGGAAAGGATCGGTGCTGCTATTCCTGGAGTGATTGATTCTACTGTTTACATGCTGGACAACTATACCCTGTACAGTACCAAACCGTTTGAAGGTAGTTTTGAGTTAAGGTCTCTCCTGGAAAGTCATTTATTCAGTAAAATCACTGTAGATTTGGGACTGGTTGAGGAACAGGTCAATTCTGGAGAAGACCGATCTAAACTCGTCGAAGCCTTGATCTCCGAGTTGGAATTTGAGAAATGGTATGATCAAATCCATGAAGAACTACTCTCTCTTGTTAATTGA